Proteins encoded by one window of Bacillus anthracis str. Vollum:
- a CDS encoding peptide ABC transporter substrate-binding protein: MLKKVTPIVAAVLGASFLLTACSSDKKEDTAKATDGESMNVMKNVFEGLYTLGEGNKPIPAVAKSYDVSEDKKIYTFHLRDSKWSNGTPVTAEDFVFSWKRAVNPDTAAEYAFLFFDIKNAKKINSKELPVDQLGIKAIDDKTLEVQLEQPVPYFIDLTTFATFLPINEKYFESKGKQYGLEADQLVYNGAFTLDNWKHEQSFQLKKNPNYWDAKTVKLEEINFDIVKDKSTEINLYESGQLDRVGLTGEFVDKYRKNPDFKERSEVTVQFLRMNQKNEVLKNKNARLAISQAMNKKAFVDTVLNNGSLPADGFIPADFAKISDGKDFRKENGALVKDDVKAAKEHWKNAKQELGKEQVTLELLTSDNVFAKKNAEYLKGELEKNLEGLTVNVKPQPRKQQIQLLLNSDYELGVDVWGPDIPDPITFLDLFTTDSTYNFDKYSNKQYDELIHQVKTNLAGDENARWEAMKQAEKILLEDGAVAPFYQQGRSYLQRSSVKGIVTNDFGGEFNYKWTEVKK; encoded by the coding sequence ATGTTAAAAAAAGTAACGCCTATTGTGGCTGCTGTTTTAGGAGCTAGCTTTTTGCTAACAGCTTGTAGTAGCGACAAGAAAGAAGATACAGCAAAGGCAACTGACGGTGAATCCATGAACGTAATGAAAAACGTATTTGAAGGTTTATATACATTGGGGGAAGGAAACAAGCCAATCCCAGCTGTAGCAAAATCTTATGATGTGAGTGAAGATAAAAAAATATACACATTCCATCTGAGGGATTCAAAATGGTCAAACGGAACACCTGTAACAGCTGAAGACTTCGTATTTTCTTGGAAAAGAGCTGTGAATCCTGATACAGCTGCGGAATATGCGTTTTTATTCTTTGATATAAAGAATGCAAAGAAAATTAATAGTAAAGAGTTACCTGTAGATCAGTTAGGGATAAAAGCAATAGATGATAAAACGTTAGAAGTGCAATTAGAACAGCCTGTTCCTTACTTTATAGATTTGACAACGTTCGCAACGTTCTTACCGATTAACGAGAAATATTTCGAATCTAAAGGGAAGCAATATGGTTTAGAAGCAGATCAATTAGTTTATAACGGAGCATTCACATTAGATAATTGGAAGCATGAACAAAGTTTTCAACTGAAAAAGAACCCGAACTATTGGGATGCTAAAACAGTGAAATTAGAGGAAATCAACTTTGATATTGTGAAAGATAAATCAACAGAAATAAATCTATACGAATCAGGTCAGCTTGACCGTGTAGGGCTAACAGGTGAGTTTGTAGATAAATATAGAAAGAATCCCGACTTCAAGGAACGTTCTGAAGTGACTGTACAGTTTTTACGTATGAATCAGAAGAATGAAGTGTTAAAAAATAAAAATGCTCGCTTAGCGATTAGTCAGGCAATGAATAAGAAAGCCTTTGTAGATACAGTTCTAAATAATGGTTCTCTTCCTGCAGACGGTTTTATACCAGCCGATTTCGCAAAAATTTCGGACGGAAAAGACTTCCGAAAGGAAAATGGAGCATTAGTAAAAGATGATGTGAAGGCAGCGAAAGAACACTGGAAGAATGCAAAACAAGAACTTGGGAAAGAACAGGTAACACTAGAATTACTTACAAGTGATAATGTATTCGCTAAGAAAAATGCGGAGTATTTAAAAGGGGAACTAGAAAAGAATTTAGAGGGATTAACGGTCAATGTGAAGCCGCAGCCACGTAAACAACAAATTCAATTACTTCTAAATAGTGATTACGAATTAGGGGTTGATGTATGGGGACCTGATATTCCTGATCCAATTACATTTTTAGATTTGTTCACGACAGATAGTACATATAACTTTGATAAGTATTCAAATAAACAATATGATGAACTAATTCATCAAGTGAAAACGAATTTAGCTGGTGATGAAAATGCTCGTTGGGAAGCAATGAAACAAGCTGAAAAAATCTTATTAGAAGATGGGGCAGTTGCACCGTTCTATCAGCAGGGAAGATCATATTTACAACGTTCTTCAGTCAAAGGCATAGTGACAAATGATTTCGGTGGAGAATTCAACTATAAGTGGACTGAAGTGAAGAAATAA
- a CDS encoding CPBP family intramembrane glutamic endopeptidase produces MNLLIAGGSITVSGNPDSVKMILLGIPIVIIQSFYEEILFRGYALGTLLCSTNVYVAILLNPIVFSVLHFNSPDYSGFIVFFIAYFAGVFFSILTLAYNNLWVAAGGHFIWNYTAAIFGDGGEGMLFDTYYSNKDITLWVSAVLLMILSILSFIVYKNQIIKINDEIKRKKRSLKQIISLSY; encoded by the coding sequence TTGAATTTACTTATAGCAGGTGGATCCATTACGGTTAGCGGTAATCCAGATTCTGTAAAAATGATATTATTGGGCATTCCCATTGTAATCATTCAAAGTTTTTATGAAGAAATTCTTTTCCGTGGCTATGCTTTAGGAACATTACTCTGTTCTACAAATGTGTATGTAGCAATTTTATTAAATCCGATAGTCTTTTCTGTTTTACATTTTAATTCACCTGATTATTCTGGGTTCATAGTATTTTTCATAGCATATTTTGCAGGTGTATTCTTTTCTATTTTAACTTTAGCCTATAATAATTTATGGGTCGCTGCTGGAGGACATTTTATCTGGAATTACACTGCGGCGATTTTCGGAGATGGTGGTGAGGGTATGTTATTTGATACCTATTACTCTAACAAGGATATCACCCTTTGGGTATCAGCTGTCCTTCTTATGATTTTGAGTATCCTCTCATTTATTGTATATAAAAATCAAATCATAAAAATTAATGATGAAATCAAAAGAAAAAAACGTTCACTTAAGCAAATTATTTCCTTATCATATTAA
- the acpA gene encoding capsule synthesis transcriptional regulator AcpA codes for MEKDISRKIDLLNILIEEKRWFTLFELEKNLNCSSKTIRKDISIINDLLPKTIFIHSKKGKGVKLSLPQNQSISEAISNLLKKSLTFLAIQQLLEERSNTVTSLADKLYLPISSTNIVLKRVSKYIKKFGLSLEKKPLRIVGDEFQIILMFSERYLESYPDTEWPFTEYKEEMLIDYINYIEEKLEIVFYSNDKRRMAFIMTILFKRIKQGHKVKFSEWIIKETMESIYYKKIFEGKNVIKVNKNRSLNIEEQVLLVIMVKLSRYVSKDENNLKQEELVLYKEGESTTYTYVKNFISILEQELKIDLNNNEEFVYGMIEYCREAFHILKFIPILKAPEKDTCKYIKKHYEETFYLVKRAYNKWGAEMKLTDIPDEEIAKVTMRIVAIGKQHNINRKKVLLITGEGKSWEEYMKSRINKRYGDQLKFVGGHAKILNGNTDNIDNIDIDFIITTVPLNFSWKSIVYVSPILQERDFYEIGIFASK; via the coding sequence ATGGAAAAAGATATTAGCCGAAAAATTGATTTGTTAAATATCCTAATTGAAGAAAAGCGATGGTTCACGCTTTTTGAGTTAGAAAAAAATCTCAATTGTTCCAGTAAAACTATAAGAAAAGATATATCAATTATTAATGACTTATTGCCAAAAACTATATTTATACATTCAAAAAAAGGAAAAGGAGTAAAATTATCTTTACCTCAGAATCAGTCAATTTCTGAAGCCATTTCTAATCTTCTGAAGAAATCATTAACGTTTTTAGCAATTCAGCAATTGTTAGAAGAGCGTTCAAATACAGTCACATCTTTAGCAGATAAACTATACCTTCCTATTTCTTCTACTAATATTGTGCTAAAAAGAGTCAGTAAATATATTAAAAAATTCGGTTTATCTTTGGAAAAAAAGCCATTAAGAATTGTAGGGGATGAATTTCAAATTATACTAATGTTTTCTGAACGTTATTTAGAAAGTTATCCTGATACAGAATGGCCTTTTACAGAATATAAAGAAGAAATGCTGATAGATTATATAAATTATATTGAAGAAAAATTAGAGATTGTGTTTTATTCTAATGATAAAAGAAGAATGGCCTTTATTATGACAATTCTTTTCAAAAGAATAAAACAAGGACATAAAGTAAAGTTTAGTGAATGGATTATAAAAGAAACAATGGAATCTATATATTATAAAAAAATATTTGAGGGTAAAAATGTAATAAAAGTAAATAAAAATAGATCCTTAAATATTGAAGAACAAGTATTACTAGTCATAATGGTTAAATTGTCAAGGTATGTAAGTAAAGATGAAAATAATTTAAAGCAAGAAGAATTAGTACTTTACAAAGAGGGGGAAAGCACAACTTATACATATGTAAAGAATTTCATCAGCATCCTTGAACAAGAATTAAAAATAGATCTAAACAATAATGAAGAATTTGTCTATGGAATGATTGAGTATTGCAGGGAAGCGTTTCATATATTAAAGTTTATTCCAATTTTAAAAGCACCCGAAAAAGATACGTGTAAGTACATAAAAAAACATTATGAAGAAACGTTTTACTTAGTGAAACGAGCATATAATAAATGGGGAGCAGAAATGAAATTAACAGATATTCCCGATGAGGAAATCGCAAAGGTAACTATGCGCATTGTAGCAATAGGGAAACAACATAATATAAACAGAAAAAAAGTGTTGCTTATTACCGGTGAAGGAAAAAGTTGGGAGGAATATATGAAAAGCCGTATTAATAAACGTTATGGCGATCAATTAAAATTTGTAGGAGGACATGCAAAAATATTAAATGGAAATACTGATAATATAGATAATATAGATATTGATTTTATTATTACTACTGTTCCTCTGAATTTTAGTTGGAAATCCATTGTTTATGTATCACCGATACTTCAGGAACGTGATTTTTATGAAATAGGAATCTTTGCAAGCAAATAG
- a CDS encoding LysE family transporter, whose amino-acid sequence MDLNIWITVLLVGTIGVISPGPNWAVIIKNSLYSRSLGVSTVAGIATGSLIHIVYCLIGIGVIISKSILLFNTLKWIGVAYLLYIGIKLLRSKKQSPAAIIKNNESTTWKAFRSGFLTDMLNPKATLFYLAIFTQVIEPNTNIFVQSVYGLTVWSVEILWHMVLVFFLTHKSVRNYFLSISHWIERVTGTALILLGIRLAFLKND is encoded by the coding sequence ATGGATTTAAATATATGGATTACAGTTTTATTAGTTGGCACGATAGGAGTAATTTCTCCTGGTCCTAACTGGGCAGTTATTATAAAAAATAGTCTGTATTCAAGGAGCTTAGGTGTATCAACAGTTGCAGGTATTGCCACTGGAAGCCTCATTCATATTGTTTATTGTTTAATTGGTATAGGAGTAATTATCTCCAAATCTATCTTGCTATTTAATACATTAAAATGGATAGGAGTTGCATATTTACTATATATCGGGATTAAATTATTGAGATCAAAAAAACAAAGTCCAGCTGCTATAATCAAAAACAATGAATCTACTACATGGAAGGCATTTCGTTCAGGATTTTTAACAGACATGCTAAATCCTAAAGCCACTCTATTTTATTTAGCAATATTCACTCAAGTAATAGAACCAAATACAAATATTTTTGTACAATCTGTGTATGGATTAACTGTGTGGAGTGTAGAGATTTTGTGGCATATGGTATTGGTTTTCTTCCTTACGCATAAATCAGTTCGTAATTATTTCTTATCTATTTCACATTGGATTGAACGTGTGACTGGAACTGCATTAATTTTACTAGGAATTCGTCTTGCTTTTTTAAAGAATGATTAA
- a CDS encoding regulator, whose protein sequence is MKSKFDDYDIALLTMLFETKRMSQNTKVKRVYLYNSYSFIHQNYITALLKEAFKGVIEIVEKDTLNLTYEGLQKKNVDIIISNVKLEIKDIPVVQISDMPTDKELSKIKKLL, encoded by the coding sequence AGTTCGATGATTATGATATTGCCCTATTAACGATGCTTTTTGAAACAAAACGAATGTCCCAAAATACCAAAGTAAAAAGAGTATATTTATATAATTCATATAGTTTTATACATCAAAATTATATTACTGCATTACTTAAAGAAGCTTTTAAAGGAGTAATAGAGATTGTAGAAAAAGATACGCTGAATTTAACTTATGAGGGGCTGCAAAAGAAAAATGTAGATATTATCATTTCCAATGTTAAGTTGGAAATAAAAGATATACCTGTTGTGCAAATCTCAGATATGCCAACGGATAAAGAACTATCTAAAATAAAAAAATTACTATAA